Proteins co-encoded in one Campylobacter concisus genomic window:
- a CDS encoding heavy metal translocating P-type ATPase produces MSLKVKLNIAGMSCVNCSNAIEKVSKKIDGVLEANVNFANASGEFVLKDASVREILEQKIKKLGYFVATDIDEFEAKRKAHIRNIRNKFIFAFIASIVIMALEMFAPHSMLVNLAMLALAFLVLIFSGKGFFTHAYEAVKNRNYDMNVLVALGSGSAFLYSLFVVLFEKFLPNDLKNIYVSGVAMIIAFVLLGKYLEERSKAKAGDYLKRLLKISPKTAFLLMPDGRSKEVPVNELKIGDIVVVKNGYNVPCDGVIVQGGAEIDASMLTGESLPVYKEVGDNVFAGTLNTNGYISVKMTKSSFESLLSQILSLLNDASTKKMPIGRLADKIANIFVPSVVAISVLTFLAWIIFDGNFAYAISCAICVLIISCPCALGLATPIAIVSSLARGAKAGILVKNPEVLELIKDAKFVALDKTGTLSKGQISVKSSNLSEQDLALIASAENLSEHLISKAIVRYAKQKCIDLQKLNGKFQNVVGQGIIYEDENNHIIIGNEKLLLVNEVSLNLDESNAIKEAINDGSGIILCAINKKFVGFLTLSDELKDEASDVINELTSLNLQSVILSGDDEKVVASIAKKLNVSKYHANMLPEDKFNEIKELANHGGVIFVGDGVNDSPSLKEASVGIAMNSGSDIAKGAGDIVLVKNDLRGVTGLVRLANATMANIKENLFWAFMYNAICIPVAAGVLYPVFGLLLSPVYGSMAMCFSSVTVVLNALRLRYLRLKD; encoded by the coding sequence ATGTCTTTAAAAGTCAAACTAAATATAGCGGGAATGAGCTGCGTAAACTGCTCAAATGCTATCGAAAAGGTTTCTAAAAAGATAGATGGAGTACTTGAAGCAAATGTAAATTTTGCAAACGCAAGCGGCGAGTTTGTTCTAAAAGACGCTAGTGTGCGTGAAATTTTAGAGCAAAAGATAAAGAAGCTTGGCTACTTTGTGGCAACTGATATTGATGAGTTTGAAGCAAAAAGAAAAGCTCATATTAGAAATATTAGAAATAAATTTATATTTGCGTTTATTGCAAGTATCGTAATAATGGCACTTGAGATGTTCGCGCCTCACAGCATGCTAGTAAATTTAGCTATGCTAGCTTTGGCATTTTTAGTTCTTATTTTTAGCGGCAAAGGCTTTTTTACTCATGCCTACGAAGCGGTAAAAAATAGAAATTACGATATGAATGTGCTTGTCGCTCTTGGAAGCGGTAGTGCGTTTTTATACTCGCTTTTTGTAGTGCTTTTTGAAAAATTTTTACCAAATGATCTAAAAAATATCTATGTCTCAGGCGTGGCGATGATAATAGCTTTTGTGCTTCTTGGCAAGTATCTTGAAGAGCGTTCGAAGGCAAAAGCAGGGGATTATCTAAAGAGACTACTTAAAATTTCTCCAAAAACTGCATTTTTACTTATGCCAGATGGAAGAAGCAAAGAAGTACCAGTAAATGAGCTAAAAATAGGAGATATCGTCGTTGTAAAGAATGGCTACAATGTTCCATGTGACGGTGTGATAGTTCAAGGTGGAGCCGAAATCGATGCTTCGATGCTAACAGGCGAGAGCCTGCCAGTTTATAAAGAGGTGGGCGATAATGTATTTGCAGGTACATTAAATACAAATGGCTACATAAGCGTCAAGATGACAAAAAGCTCGTTTGAAAGCTTGTTGTCTCAAATTTTAAGCTTACTAAATGACGCTAGTACGAAAAAAATGCCAATAGGCAGGCTCGCTGATAAGATAGCAAATATCTTTGTGCCAAGCGTAGTAGCGATATCGGTGCTTACGTTTTTGGCTTGGATAATTTTTGATGGAAATTTTGCTTATGCGATCTCTTGTGCAATCTGCGTTTTAATAATCTCATGCCCATGCGCTCTTGGACTTGCTACGCCAATAGCAATAGTAAGCTCGCTTGCACGCGGAGCAAAAGCTGGAATTTTAGTAAAAAACCCAGAAGTTTTAGAGCTAATAAAAGATGCTAAATTTGTAGCACTTGACAAAACTGGCACACTTAGTAAAGGGCAAATCAGCGTCAAAAGCTCAAATTTAAGCGAGCAAGATTTAGCACTTATCGCTTCTGCTGAAAATTTAAGTGAGCATCTCATCTCAAAAGCTATCGTTAGATATGCAAAACAAAAATGTATAGATTTACAAAAGCTAAATGGAAAATTTCAAAATGTTGTCGGGCAAGGCATCATCTATGAAGATGAGAATAATCATATAATAATCGGAAACGAAAAGCTGCTTTTGGTAAATGAAGTTAGTTTAAATTTAGATGAAAGTAACGCTATAAAAGAGGCTATAAATGATGGAAGTGGCATCATACTTTGTGCTATAAATAAAAAATTTGTTGGTTTTTTAACGCTTAGTGATGAGCTAAAAGACGAAGCGAGCGATGTTATAAATGAGCTTACAAGTCTAAATTTACAAAGTGTGATCCTTTCAGGCGATGACGAGAAAGTAGTTGCAAGTATCGCCAAGAAGCTAAATGTGAGCAAATATCACGCAAATATGTTGCCTGAAGATAAATTTAATGAGATAAAAGAGCTTGCAAATCACGGTGGCGTTATCTTTGTTGGAGATGGCGTAAATGATTCACCATCGCTTAAAGAGGCAAGTGTTGGTATCGCTATGAACTCAGGCTCAGACATAGCAAAAGGTGCTGGAGATATCGTGCTTGTTAAAAATGATTTGCGTGGCGTGACCGGACTAGTTAGACTAGCAAATGCTACCATGGCAAACATAAAAGAAAATTTATTTTGGGCGTTTATGTATAACGCGATTTGTATTCCAGTGGCTGCAGGCGTGCTCTACCCTGTCTTTGGGCTACTTTTAAGCCCAGTTTATGGCTCAATGGCGATGTGTTTTAGCTCTGTTACTGTCGTTTTAAATGCACTTAGACTTAGATATCTACGACTTAAGGATTAA
- a CDS encoding heavy-metal-associated domain-containing protein produces the protein MKTFEANNIHCQNCANTIKNALEDDFGKIEVDLSKEPRQVSLDIKDGDVEKFKSEMADLGFDIIKEL, from the coding sequence ATGAAAACATTTGAAGCAAACAATATCCACTGCCAAAACTGCGCAAATACAATAAAAAACGCACTTGAAGATGACTTTGGCAAGATAGAAGTTGATCTTAGCAAAGAGCCAAGACAAGTTAGTCTTGATATAAAAGATGGCGATGTTGAGAAATTTAAGTCTGAAATGGCTGATTTGGGATTTGACATAATAAAAGAGCTCTGA
- a CDS encoding GNAT family N-acetyltransferase, translating into MIQNAQKQDAKSCIKLLNLAMDDIAYKLSGYDDPIKSDEILEIFFKSETNRLSYKNVYICKHDNEIIAAMCAYFGGDAEQLDREISQHLKALGKDAKVEKECFDDEFYIDSIAVDENFRGQGLAKELIRHSFVKAKELGHKKVSLIVDTNKPKVRKFYESLGFKFNVKKIVNLHEYDHMIKEII; encoded by the coding sequence ATGATACAAAATGCTCAAAAACAAGATGCAAAAAGCTGCATAAAGCTACTAAATCTAGCAATGGATGATATCGCCTACAAGCTAAGTGGCTACGACGACCCTATTAAAAGTGATGAAATTTTAGAAATTTTTTTCAAAAGTGAGACAAATAGACTAAGCTATAAAAATGTCTATATCTGCAAACATGATAATGAGATTATCGCTGCTATGTGTGCTTACTTTGGTGGAGACGCGGAGCAGCTTGATAGAGAAATTTCACAACATCTAAAGGCTCTTGGTAAAGATGCCAAGGTAGAAAAAGAGTGTTTTGATGACGAGTTTTATATAGATAGTATCGCTGTTGATGAAAATTTTAGAGGCCAAGGGCTTGCAAAAGAGCTCATAAGGCATTCGTTTGTCAAGGCAAAAGAGCTAGGGCATAAAAAGGTTTCATTAATAGTAGATACAAATAAGCCAAAAGTTCGTAAATTTTACGAGAGTTTGGGTTTTAAATTTAATGTCAAGAAAATTGTAAATTTACATGAATACGATCATATGATAAAGGAGATAATATGA
- a CDS encoding YebC/PmpR family DNA-binding transcriptional regulator, producing MGRAFEYRRAAKEARWDKMSKVFPKLAKAITVAAKDGGCDPDMNPKLRAAIAAAKAENMPKDNIDAAIKRANGKDSADIKTIFYDGKAAHGVQIIVECATDNPTRTVANVKAIFSKNGGEILPSGSLSFMFTRKSVFELEKPSADIEEIELELIDYGLSDIEADDETLFVYGDYANFGTLHEGIEKLNLVVKKASLQYLPNQTVNLSEEQMLEVERLLDKLEDDDDVQAVYTNIE from the coding sequence ATGGGACGAGCATTTGAGTACCGAAGAGCGGCAAAAGAAGCTAGATGGGATAAGATGAGCAAGGTATTTCCAAAACTTGCAAAAGCTATAACAGTAGCCGCAAAAGATGGTGGTTGTGATCCAGATATGAACCCTAAACTTCGTGCAGCTATCGCAGCGGCAAAAGCTGAAAATATGCCAAAAGATAACATCGACGCAGCTATAAAAAGAGCAAATGGCAAAGATAGCGCCGATATCAAGACTATTTTTTATGACGGCAAAGCAGCTCACGGCGTGCAGATCATCGTTGAGTGTGCGACTGACAATCCAACTAGAACAGTTGCCAATGTTAAAGCGATATTCAGCAAAAATGGTGGAGAAATTTTGCCAAGTGGTAGCCTTAGCTTTATGTTTACAAGAAAGAGCGTTTTTGAGCTTGAAAAGCCAAGCGCAGACATCGAAGAGATCGAACTTGAGCTGATTGATTATGGACTAAGTGATATCGAGGCTGACGATGAGACGCTATTTGTATACGGTGATTATGCAAATTTTGGCACACTTCATGAAGGTATCGAAAAGCTAAATTTAGTGGTTAAAAAAGCTTCACTTCAATACTTACCAAATCAAACCGTGAATCTAAGCGAAGAGCAAATGCTTGAGGTTGAGAGACTTCTTGATAAGCTAGAAGACGATGATGACGTTCAAGCAGTTTATACAAATATCGAATAA
- a CDS encoding peptidylprolyl isomerase → MRFDELKVYDINLDELKKDKFAVLETDKGEIRLELFAEEAPQAVANFVHLIKSGFYNGLNFHRVIPNFVIQGGCPNGTGTGGPGWRIKCECDKQKVKHERGSLSMAHAGRDTGGSQFFICHSKQPHLDGVHTVFGKCVDEESLKVLDAIRQGDKIISAKIRESL, encoded by the coding sequence ATGCGTTTTGATGAATTAAAAGTTTATGACATAAATTTAGATGAGCTTAAAAAAGATAAATTTGCAGTTTTAGAGACAGACAAAGGCGAGATCAGACTTGAACTTTTTGCCGAAGAAGCTCCACAAGCTGTTGCAAATTTTGTCCATTTGATAAAATCAGGCTTTTACAATGGCCTAAATTTTCACAGAGTTATACCAAATTTTGTCATCCAAGGCGGCTGCCCAAATGGCACAGGTACAGGCGGTCCTGGCTGGAGAATAAAATGCGAATGCGATAAGCAAAAGGTAAAACACGAGCGCGGTAGCCTAAGCATGGCTCACGCGGGGCGTGATACTGGCGGATCACAGTTTTTCATCTGTCATAGCAAGCAACCTCATCTTGATGGCGTGCATACAGTCTTTGGAAAATGCGTTGATGAAGAGAGCCTAAAGGTGCTTGACGCTATAAGACAAGGCGATAAGATCATCTCTGCTAAGATCAGAGAAAGCCTATAA
- a CDS encoding cation:dicarboxylate symporter family transporter has protein sequence MNNAKKQGNLAVRLFTNLAFWVVIGIVGGVIVGMVAPELGIASKPGIDYFIKALKILIGPIIFLTIVSGIVGLESLKDLGSIGLKAFIYFEIVSTLALAVGIIFGETLRPGHGMNLDYTQLDASSVAKFTSQAANMDANSGFVAHTLHLLRGAVPVDDIFPYVHILDPFIKSNTLQVLFMAIIVAIVLSLLAHDKKQACLKPLEFIQHYVLKLLSWLMLFSPVAAFSAMAYLIGKFGIGTLLGMMELLVVMALASCFFIFVVLGVICYFAKINVFKFMRFISKEVLVVFATSSSETALAPLMQKLESAGINRGAVGLIIPTGYSFNLDCTNIYLSLSVIFLAQAFNIPLSFEHLISILIVLMITSKGAVGVTGSGFVVLAGTLSALPSTGIPVVTVAVLLGVDKFMSEMRAVGNLCGNAVGCMIVSIWDKKVDMDKFRYALDHPEEFHFHS, from the coding sequence ATGAATAATGCTAAAAAGCAAGGAAATCTTGCTGTAAGATTATTTACCAATCTTGCCTTTTGGGTTGTGATCGGTATTGTTGGTGGCGTTATCGTTGGCATGGTCGCACCTGAGCTTGGTATAGCAAGCAAACCAGGCATTGATTATTTTATAAAAGCACTTAAAATTTTAATTGGCCCTATTATCTTTTTAACGATCGTTTCAGGCATCGTTGGGCTTGAGAGTTTAAAAGATCTTGGGTCTATTGGATTAAAGGCATTTATCTATTTTGAGATAGTTAGCACACTTGCGCTTGCTGTTGGTATCATCTTTGGCGAGACACTTCGTCCAGGACATGGCATGAATCTTGACTACACTCAGCTTGATGCCTCAAGCGTAGCTAAATTTACATCTCAGGCTGCAAATATGGACGCAAATAGCGGGTTTGTAGCACATACGCTTCATCTTTTAAGAGGTGCTGTGCCAGTAGATGACATTTTCCCATACGTACATATACTTGATCCATTTATAAAATCAAACACACTTCAAGTACTTTTCATGGCTATTATCGTTGCCATCGTACTTTCACTGCTAGCTCATGATAAAAAACAAGCTTGCCTAAAGCCACTTGAATTTATTCAGCACTATGTCTTAAAACTTCTTAGTTGGCTTATGCTCTTTAGCCCGGTGGCTGCATTTTCAGCTATGGCTTATCTAATCGGTAAATTTGGTATCGGAACGCTTCTTGGCATGATGGAGCTTTTGGTTGTTATGGCACTTGCAAGCTGCTTTTTTATCTTTGTCGTGCTTGGCGTTATTTGCTATTTTGCAAAAATCAATGTCTTTAAATTTATGCGTTTTATTTCAAAAGAGGTATTGGTAGTCTTTGCGACAAGCTCGAGCGAAACAGCTCTTGCGCCACTTATGCAAAAGCTAGAATCAGCTGGTATAAATAGAGGTGCTGTTGGCCTTATCATTCCAACTGGCTACTCATTTAACCTCGACTGCACCAACATCTATCTAAGCCTAAGCGTTATTTTCCTAGCTCAAGCATTTAATATCCCGCTAAGTTTTGAGCATCTAATAAGCATTTTAATCGTGCTAATGATCACAAGTAAAGGCGCAGTTGGCGTTACAGGATCGGGCTTTGTCGTCCTTGCTGGCACATTAAGCGCACTTCCGAGCACTGGCATACCAGTTGTCACCGTAGCTGTGCTACTTGGCGTTGATAAATTTATGTCAGAGATGCGTGCTGTTGGTAATCTCTGCGGTAACGCTGTTGGTTGCATGATCGTATCTATCTGGGATAAAAAAGTCGATATGGATAAATTTAGATACGCACTAGATCATCCTGAGGAATTTCACTTTCACTCATAA
- the pckA gene encoding phosphoenolpyruvate carboxykinase (ATP), which yields MNKLDELGLKEIKKINHNLSYDELFELEKANNEGRVSSNGTFMVDTGIFTGRSPKDKYFVKQDPSQKYIAWGKINQPITKELFDKLLKKAKEQLSGKEIFIQDAFCGASKKSQKSVRFVTEVAWQAHFVKNMFIRPSKEELAKFEPDFVVYNACKTKNEDYKADGLHSDVFVIFNVEENVAVIGGTWYGGEMKKGIFSMMNYWLPLEGKLSMHCSANVGEKGDTALFFGLSGTGKTTLSTDPKRKLIGDDEHGWDDDGVFNFEGGCYAKCINLDPGSEPEIYAAIRRDALLENVVADENGVVDYKDGSKTENTRVSYPIYHIDNYEPSSSAGHPKNIIFLSADAFGVLPPVAKLTKEQAMYYFLSGYTAKVAGTERGITEPVATFSACFGEPFMPLHPTVYAKLLGEKIDKHGVNVYLVNTGWSGGAYGVGKRMSIKATRACINAILDGSITKCEFENFDKFNFAIPKELDGVETKLLNPINTWADSAQYNASRDKLAKMFVENFRRYEDVKEGVEYAKAGPKA from the coding sequence ATAAATAAACTAGATGAACTAGGTCTAAAAGAGATCAAAAAGATAAATCACAATCTAAGCTACGACGAGCTTTTTGAGCTTGAAAAGGCAAACAACGAGGGCAGGGTTTCAAGCAACGGCACATTTATGGTTGATACGGGAATTTTTACTGGAAGAAGCCCAAAAGATAAGTACTTTGTAAAACAAGATCCAAGCCAAAAATATATCGCTTGGGGCAAGATAAATCAGCCTATCACAAAAGAGCTTTTTGACAAGCTTCTTAAAAAAGCAAAAGAGCAGCTAAGCGGCAAGGAAATTTTTATCCAAGACGCATTTTGTGGAGCTAGCAAAAAGAGCCAAAAATCAGTCCGTTTTGTCACTGAAGTAGCGTGGCAAGCACATTTTGTAAAAAATATGTTCATCCGTCCAAGCAAGGAAGAGCTAGCTAAATTTGAGCCTGATTTTGTAGTATATAACGCTTGTAAGACAAAAAATGAGGACTACAAGGCTGATGGGCTACATTCAGATGTCTTTGTTATCTTTAATGTCGAGGAAAATGTCGCTGTGATCGGTGGCACATGGTATGGCGGTGAGATGAAAAAAGGCATTTTTTCTATGATGAACTACTGGTTGCCACTTGAGGGCAAACTAAGTATGCACTGCTCCGCAAACGTAGGCGAAAAGGGCGATACAGCGCTATTTTTTGGCCTATCAGGTACTGGCAAAACCACACTTTCAACTGATCCAAAACGCAAGCTAATAGGCGATGATGAGCACGGCTGGGATGATGATGGCGTCTTTAACTTTGAGGGTGGCTGCTACGCAAAATGTATTAACCTTGATCCAGGCAGCGAGCCAGAAATTTATGCAGCGATCAGACGTGATGCGTTACTTGAAAACGTTGTAGCTGACGAAAATGGCGTGGTTGATTACAAAGATGGCTCAAAGACTGAAAATACACGCGTGAGCTATCCGATCTATCACATCGACAACTATGAACCAAGCTCAAGTGCCGGCCATCCAAAAAATATCATCTTTTTAAGTGCTGATGCTTTTGGCGTGCTTCCCCCAGTTGCAAAGCTTACAAAAGAGCAGGCGATGTATTATTTCCTAAGTGGCTATACAGCAAAAGTTGCTGGCACAGAGCGCGGTATAACTGAGCCAGTCGCTACTTTTAGTGCTTGCTTTGGCGAGCCATTTATGCCACTTCACCCAACTGTTTATGCAAAACTACTAGGCGAGAAGATCGATAAACACGGCGTTAATGTCTATCTTGTAAATACAGGCTGGAGCGGTGGTGCTTACGGCGTTGGCAAGCGTATGAGCATAAAAGCAACTCGTGCTTGCATAAATGCGATCCTTGATGGCAGCATCACAAAATGTGAATTTGAAAATTTTGATAAATTTAACTTTGCTATACCAAAAGAGCTTGATGGTGTCGAGACAAAACTGCTAAATCCTATAAACACATGGGCAGATTCAGCTCAGTATAACGCTTCGCGCGATAAGCTCGCTAAAATGTTTGTTGAAAATTTTAGACGTTACGAAGATGTAAAAGAGGGCGTTGAGTACGCTAAAGCTGGTCCAAAAGCTTAA
- a CDS encoding biotin/lipoyl-containing protein: protein MAKKFIDVMDTTFRDGFQSVYGARVLMNDFLPALEAAKEAGIEHFEFGGGARFQSLYFYLNEDAFAMMDKFRSIVGPKANLQTLSRGVNTVTLDTGSRELIDLHAKLFKKHGTTTIRNFDALNDVENLKYSGERIAHHGLKHEVVVTMMDLPSGCVGAHDVKFYEKILREILDANIPYHSVCFKDASGTSSPQKVYETIKMARKLLPEKTHIRLHTHETAGVSVACYLAALEAGVDGIDLAASPVSGGTSQPDILTMLHAVKGKNYDLGGLDVEKILKYESVLNDCLKEYFLPPEAVQVSPLIPFSPMPGGALTANTQMMRDNNILDKFPEVILAMREVVQKGGYGTSVTPVSQFYFQQAFNNVMFGKWKKIAEGYGKMVLGYFGKTPVTPDKEIIKLASEQLGLKPTTKHAVDIADKDESKSLAHVKEILKQNNIKTTEENIFIAAACKEKGIAFLKGEAKVNVRKIDPNAKTNEGRQTQSGRYSVVVNGSRYNVEVSEGFNDSIQVKSITEVEGKSVKNAKSAAAGATENDIVASLPGAVHKILVSAGDHVKKGQAVVVLEAMKMEIEVKAPKDGVIGSIEVSKGQSVANNQVVAKFK, encoded by the coding sequence ATGGCGAAGAAATTTATCGATGTTATGGATACGACCTTTAGAGATGGCTTTCAGTCAGTTTATGGCGCTAGAGTGCTTATGAACGATTTTTTGCCCGCGCTTGAAGCAGCCAAAGAGGCTGGCATAGAGCATTTTGAATTTGGTGGCGGAGCGAGATTTCAAAGCCTTTATTTTTACCTAAATGAAGATGCTTTTGCGATGATGGATAAATTTAGAAGCATCGTAGGACCAAAAGCAAATCTTCAAACCCTAAGCAGGGGCGTAAATACCGTCACACTTGATACTGGTAGCCGCGAGCTAATCGACCTTCACGCAAAGCTTTTCAAAAAACACGGAACCACCACCATTAGAAATTTTGACGCACTAAATGACGTTGAAAATTTAAAATATTCAGGCGAGAGGATCGCTCATCATGGACTAAAACACGAAGTCGTAGTTACGATGATGGATCTGCCTAGTGGCTGTGTGGGAGCACATGATGTTAAATTTTATGAGAAAATTTTAAGAGAAATTTTAGATGCAAATATCCCATATCACAGCGTTTGCTTTAAAGACGCAAGTGGCACAAGTAGCCCACAAAAGGTCTATGAAACCATAAAAATGGCTAGAAAGCTACTACCAGAAAAAACTCATATCAGACTTCACACTCATGAAACCGCAGGCGTAAGTGTGGCTTGCTATCTTGCAGCGCTTGAAGCCGGCGTTGATGGCATAGATCTAGCCGCAAGTCCAGTAAGTGGCGGTACAAGCCAGCCAGATATCTTAACTATGCTTCACGCAGTAAAAGGCAAAAACTACGATCTTGGCGGACTTGACGTGGAGAAAATTTTAAAATATGAAAGCGTTTTGAATGATTGCTTAAAAGAGTATTTCTTGCCGCCTGAAGCTGTGCAAGTAAGCCCACTCATACCATTTTCACCGATGCCTGGTGGCGCGCTTACAGCAAATACCCAGATGATGAGAGATAACAACATCTTAGATAAATTTCCAGAGGTCATCCTTGCGATGCGAGAGGTCGTGCAAAAGGGTGGATACGGCACTTCAGTGACCCCTGTTAGCCAGTTTTACTTCCAACAAGCATTTAACAATGTGATGTTTGGCAAGTGGAAGAAGATTGCCGAGGGATACGGCAAAATGGTGCTTGGCTATTTTGGTAAAACCCCAGTTACGCCTGATAAAGAGATCATCAAGCTTGCAAGCGAGCAACTAGGCTTAAAACCAACTACAAAACACGCAGTTGATATAGCTGATAAAGATGAGAGTAAGTCGCTTGCTCACGTAAAAGAAATTCTAAAGCAAAACAATATAAAAACTACCGAAGAAAATATATTTATAGCAGCAGCTTGTAAAGAAAAGGGTATTGCGTTCTTAAAAGGCGAAGCTAAAGTAAATGTAAGAAAAATAGATCCAAACGCTAAGACAAACGAGGGCAGACAAACTCAAAGTGGCAGATATAGTGTCGTTGTAAATGGTAGCCGCTACAATGTCGAAGTAAGCGAGGGCTTTAACGATAGCATTCAAGTAAAATCAATCACTGAAGTTGAAGGCAAGAGCGTAAAAAATGCCAAAAGTGCAGCAGCAGGTGCAACTGAAAATGATATCGTTGCAAGCTTGCCGGGCGCTGTGCATAAAATTTTAGTAAGCGCAGGAGACCATGTCAAAAAAGGGCAAGCTGTAGTCGTGCTTGAAGCAATGAAGATGGAGATAGAGGTCAAAGCCCCAAAAGATGGCGTCATAGGCTCTATTGAAGTTAGCAAAGGTCAAAGCGTTGCGAACAATCAAGTGGTGGCTAAATTTAAATAA
- a CDS encoding TRAP transporter large permease produces the protein MAGLIMFIAALLMLGIGFPVAFTFGAVSMIFGMIGSIVESIGDGDGLLGSIEVFKDMFNFMPYRIFSIMESRIFIAVPLFVFMGVVLQKSKLAERLLESMGMLFGEIRGGIAISTILVGALLAASTGVVGASVVAMGVISLPVMLKYKYDQALGCGTICAAGTLGQIIPPSIVLIILGDIFSVPVGELFHQAIIPGLTLVAVYIIYILIVAYLKPDTAPVVKDESGVSKFKQIMRALIAIFPPLLLVICVLGSIFAGIATPTESSAFGCVGAIILAIFYRTFSFSMIKEALAESVKTTALVFAILVGATAFSMVFSYTGGDEIVEKFMTNLPGEKWGFIIFSMVVIFVLGFFIDFVEISYIVLPILVPIAAKLGINPIYLAILVAMNLQTSFLTPPFGFSLFFLRSVAPAEIKTTAIYKGVVPYIFIQLAVLVFFCVFLMELKPMLDASHGGLLNFLLSLFK, from the coding sequence ATGGCTGGTTTGATAATGTTTATAGCTGCGCTTTTGATGCTAGGCATTGGCTTTCCAGTAGCCTTTACCTTTGGTGCGGTTTCTATGATATTTGGCATGATTGGTAGTATTGTTGAGAGCATTGGAGACGGAGATGGGCTACTTGGAAGCATCGAAGTTTTCAAAGATATGTTTAACTTCATGCCTTATAGAATTTTCTCTATCATGGAGAGTAGAATTTTTATAGCAGTTCCACTTTTTGTCTTTATGGGCGTTGTTCTCCAAAAGTCAAAACTAGCTGAGAGATTACTTGAGAGTATGGGTATGCTTTTTGGAGAAATTCGCGGAGGTATTGCTATTAGCACTATCTTGGTTGGAGCACTTCTTGCAGCTTCAACTGGTGTTGTTGGTGCAAGTGTCGTGGCTATGGGCGTAATAAGCCTACCTGTTATGCTAAAGTATAAATACGATCAGGCGCTAGGTTGTGGCACTATATGTGCCGCTGGTACGCTTGGACAGATCATTCCACCTTCTATCGTGCTGATTATTTTGGGTGATATATTTTCAGTGCCAGTTGGTGAGCTTTTTCATCAAGCCATCATACCAGGACTCACGCTAGTAGCAGTTTATATCATTTATATTTTGATTGTTGCTTATTTGAAACCAGATACAGCACCGGTAGTAAAAGATGAGAGCGGTGTTAGTAAATTTAAGCAGATCATGAGAGCACTAATTGCTATCTTTCCACCGCTTTTACTTGTTATTTGTGTATTGGGTTCTATATTTGCAGGTATCGCTACACCAACTGAAAGTTCAGCTTTTGGCTGCGTTGGAGCCATTATTTTAGCTATTTTTTATAGGACATTTTCATTTTCTATGATAAAAGAGGCATTGGCAGAAAGCGTAAAAACCACAGCACTTGTCTTTGCTATACTTGTTGGTGCGACAGCCTTTTCTATGGTATTTAGTTACACTGGTGGCGATGAGATTGTTGAAAAATTTATGACAAATTTGCCAGGCGAGAAGTGGGGCTTTATCATTTTTAGTATGGTTGTCATCTTTGTGCTTGGCTTTTTTATCGACTTTGTTGAAATTTCATATATTGTGCTTCCTATCTTGGTGCCAATAGCCGCAAAGCTTGGTATAAATCCAATTTATCTAGCAATCTTAGTTGCTATGAATTTACAAACTTCATTTTTGACGCCGCCATTTGGATTTAGCTTATTTTTCCTAAGATCAGTCGCACCAGCTGAGATAAAAACGACTGCTATTTATAAAGGCGTTGTGCCTTATATTTTTATTCAGCTTGCTGTACTTGTATTTTTCTGCGTCTTTCTAATGGAATTAAAGCCAATGCTTGATGCGAGCCACGGCGGATTATTAAACTTCTTACTCTCACTTTTTAAATGA